The Aspergillus oryzae RIB40 DNA, chromosome 5 genome segment AGCAGCTTCTTTCTCTAGCACACCAATGCGGCGTGAGTCCTGTGAGCTTCGCTTTCGCAGTTTCTCCAATTCGGCTGTTGTGCGAGTAAGCCGATCCTGTAGCTCTGATCGGGACCGTTGCGCCTCAGATAGATCTGTGCGCGCTGCAGCTAAGGCATCCTGGAGAGAAAGCTCCGATGACACCACAGCTTGTTTCTTGTGGTCTGGCACTAGGGATTGGGGAATTTCATTATGGCTTTCTGTCGGGGTAGAGCTTTGGGCACTCTTGACAGCTGTTGCTATACGGCCGGTCCGATCGGCAAGTTGGGTATCTGTAGCAATGGATGATATGTCAGTGAGAAAGAGGAACCACATCGGAATATTACGCTCCAGACACAGCTGTCTCTTGAAGGCGTACAGGCATTTAGGATAGCAACATTGGCTTTTTCTCGTCGATCGCGAGCCGCCAGAGCGGCGGAGTACTCCTCTCTCCAGTGGGCCATTGATAATCACGATAAGCGATGTCGACTGAAGCAGCTTTAGATCACGGATACATTGTGAGACGAGTTGGTCACACAGCAAATTAGGAACACATTACAGTTGTTACTAGTGGCCGGAGGTGTATGGAAGGCCTTGTGGAGGATTTTCGAAGTGCTATGTAAAGGAAGATACGCACAATTTCTTGCACAGATAACGGTAAACCGTTGGTGATATGATCGGATGCTGCAGCAACACGTGCACACCGCCTGCTCCACCGCCCCAGCGTCATGCATCATCGAAACCAACCGCCTCCTATTAGCTTCGGCTCGTTACCGTCCAACTTAAGGCTAGTACTACGAACTACTACTCCGGTCCTCTCACTCACTCACCCACCCTCCCCCAGCTACTTCACAACCATTTGCTAAGACAAAGCGAACTTACAACACCTACCAGATCTCCTCGATCTCATTCTCCATAGAGAGCCACTCACACCTTCATTTGCATTTGCGCCGCTTAACACTATCTCCCACCGCGCATACCGCCTTATCTCTTTACATAGCCACAGCCATGTCGTCACGGAAGAAGGTTCTTCTTAAGGTAAGGTCACCATACCAGCGTTACGAATCACTCTTACTGACGtgtatattatattttaGGTGATCATTCTGGGCGATAGCGGCGTCGGTAAAACGAGTTTGATGAACCAATATGTCCGTGACCTCAGTGCAGGAGGATCATGTTAAGTACCGTATCCCGCTGACAACGATATCCGCCAAACAGGTCAACAAGAAGTTCAGCGCCAGCTACAAGGCAACAATCGGCGCGGATTTCCTTACCAAGGAAGTTCTAGTAGACGACCGACTGGTAACAATGCAGGCATGTGTTGCGTCATTTCTCGATACTACAAAGCGGGTGATTAATGTATGACAAACAGATCTGGGATACGGCGGGTCAAGAACGTTTTCAATCTTTGGGTGTTGCGTTTTACCGAGGAGCCGACTGCTGTGTTTTGGTATACGATGTGAACAACTCCAAGAGTTTCGAGGCTCTGGACAGCTGGCGAGATGAATTTCTTATCCAAGCAAGCCCGAGAGATCCTGAAAACTTTCCTTTCGTATGTTTGCCTACTTGACTGtccctttttcattttttcatattttattttattttttatctCCCGCTTTTGTACCCCGACTCAGGGTTGACAATGATATAGGTCGTTATTGGTAACAAGATCGATGTTGAGGAGAGCAAGAGAATGATTTCCTCGAAACGCGCCATGACGTTCTGCCAATCCAAGGGCAACATCCCTTACTTCGAAACCAGtgccaaggaagctgttAACGTTGAGCAGGCCTTCGAAGGTAAGTCGgtcctcttcaacagctcgCTCGTTCTTCATGTTCCTGCCACATGCTGACGCACACGCAAGTCATCGCTAGGAGTGCTTTGGCGCAAGAAGAGGCCGAAGAATTTAGTGGTGAATTCAGTGACCCTATCAACATCCACCTTGATAGTGAACGCGATGGATGTGCCTGTTGATACCCTAGTGATGGACATGACTTTTCAATGATTTACAATCCATGGCCGAGATTTGCAGCTTTCTGTTTGCATTCTGAGTTCTTTTGTAGAGATGCtgttgtttcctttttttttgttgtcgGGCTTGGGGAACGGGTTGTTTCCCCCAAATGCTGAGCCTATATATCTTGGGAATACTTCATGTACGAAGTTCCTATCTCATGCTTTGTCCGCTGGGTCGCACGGGGATATCCATTACCAGTCgtgttttcattttcctagTGTTCTACAGCCAACATCTAATCATATTGTTTGAGGAGTCTGAAATACAACTACTTCAAGTTGAGATTGGGGTTGCCAGAGTAGTATGGCCATGAGGGAACAATGAATGTCCGGGACCCTGTCGATCTATTCCCAAAGGCGCAGTAGACAATAGTGATATCCCGTGATCCTTGGGCGGTGGGACTTCCGCCGAACTACTTTATCATCCATGGTCTGGGGTTAACCCCATCTGTTTATTTCCCCCCCTTGACTTCGGGATTTCCCATGATTAATCTGCAGGGTGGTCGCGTCACCTGCTGGCCCAGCTGAGCTCTATCTGTGTTCCCCAACTGCGCTCCGTGATCCACCCTGAAATCTTTCGTTATCCTGAGCGCTGGCCTTACGGGATACTTCTTGCATCTCCGGTCGAGTCCGAAGCGGGAAAAAGTACTCGACTGATAATCTTGATGAATGGAGCTTCCATGAGTTTATCTACACACCGGCGTCCCCACCTTTCGATCGTTTGTACATAGTTTCTTTGGTTGATACTCTCCATGGATACCTTCACCAGATTGTCCACTGGTGTCGCAAGACGAACACTTGGCATCGGGTTGCTTCTGATTGTAGTCGTTCTGTGGACGGCTTCGAATTTCCTGGCTAGTGTATGCTAACTCCCCACAAACATATTGATAAAGGCACCTCTTCTCTCAGTGTGTCTTCCTCCTGAGTGGCGAATATACTGACCTACGTCCCAGACGATATTCGCCGACGATACGTACTCCAAGCCGTTCTTTGTGACTTATGTTAACACATCATTGTTTATGCTACCTCTCTTTACGATAATCTTTGGCCGGACCTGGAGATTATGGCGTTCTGGAAAGCTCTCCCAGATACACTCGTTTCAAAGTTTCTTGTGGCACATTGATTCACATGATCCGGATGCTGAAACAACAGGGCGGGACAATGCTTACGAGCCCGCAGACCCTGAAACATGGAATACAGCTATGTTGGATTcgagagggaaagaagaggagtcTGTCAAGCTGGGCTTGAGGGCGACTGCAAAGTTAAGCCTGCAATTTTGCATGTTATGGGTAAGATTCTGTCCGATGTGCAAAACCCCTGTACAGCTATACTAACCTGATGTAGTTCCTTGTAAGTAACTCGAGACTGCGGAATACCCTAGTTTATCTGATCTGACGCGCAATGCGCAAACAGGCAAATTACTTTGCTATGGCTTGCCTGCAATACACGACCGTAGGCAGCACCACCATTTTGACTTCTACCAGCGGTATGCATCAATCGACTAAATCAACATTGAGCAGAAGTTTTAACGTCTATGATTATAGGTGTCTGGACTCTGATTTTCGGCGCCCTCATTGGTGTAGAAAAATTCACCGTCCGTAAACTCGCCGGCGTTGTCGCCTCTTTGGTGGGGATTATTTTGATATCCCGGGTTGATCTATCTGCATCAGAAGCACCCCCTGCAGATGATGGCAGTGGCGGCAGGTTTCCTAACAAAAGCTCCACCGAGATCGCGCTCGGCGATGCCATGGCCGGATTTAGCGCAGTCATGTACGGAGTGTATACGATTGTATTAAAGAAACAAGTCGGAGATGAGTCCCGAGTGAACATGCAGTTGTTCTTTGGTCTCGTCGGACTTATAAATATGCTCCTCCTTTGGCCCGGTTTCATTATAATGCATTTCACCGGTATCGAGACATTTGCACTTCCTGACACAGGCACAGTTTGGACTATTATTTTGGTACTACcttcctcccattcctcTCCCATATGCATGATCTCCGAACTATACTAACATCTGATTTCCTAAGGTTAACTCCGTATCCTCGCTCTTGTCAGACATCTGCTGGGCCTACGCTATGCTTCTGACGACTCCTCTTGTCGTCACCGTCGGTCTCTCACTGACCATCCCGCTCTCCCTTGTGGGTCAGATCTTCCTTCAAGGCGTGACGTCGAGCGCATTGTATTGGGTCGGCGCTGCGATCGTGTTCCTGTCGTTCTTGGTTGTGAACCATgaaagcaaggagaagagtAACGAGGAAACATCAGTGGGAGACTATGATGCtgttcctggagaagaaacagagagGTGATATATCTTTGATCTCCGGGGGAACTAATCAAATTAAAGTTAGTCCAGAATAACGGAATTTAACccgtatatatacatacacatTGCCACTTCGTTAGGACTATTCTTGGATGTGAAAAGAACATAAAAGATGATTACAGTAGGGCTCTATCATATCGCAGATAAGAGAGAACAGCAATTCCACATATAGTATTATCCAACTCGCCACTGGAAAATATAGCATTACGGCTTGATAGAAACATTGGTAAACCCAACATTATCGGCATTATCCAAAGCCAGGGGTTTCACTGATcgcaagggaaaaaaaagaaagaagatctaTATCATCAGTAATGTCGGGTATGTATGT includes the following:
- a CDS encoding ATG16 family protein (predicted protein), translated to MTLGRWSRRCARVAAASDHITNGLPLSVQEISTSLIVIINGPLERGVLRRSGGSRSTRKSQCCYPKCLYAFKRQLCLERNIPMWFLFLTDISSIATDTQLADRTGRIATAVKSAQSSTPTESHNEIPQSLVPDHKKQAVVSSELSLQDALAAARTDLSEAQRSRSELQDRLTRTTAELEKLRKRSSQDSRRIGVLEKEAAQLQLRLKDRDEELKGKAKLLDDFQDELASLNLQLNMAEERSNRLQKENQELVDRWMARMGKEAEAMNKASRFS
- the rab7 gene encoding Rab family GTPase YPT7 (Ras-related GTPase), producing MSSRKKVLLKVIILGDSGVGKTSLMNQYVNKKFSASYKATIGADFLTKEVLVDDRLVTMQIWDTAGQERFQSLGVAFYRGADCCVLVYDVNNSKSFEALDSWRDEFLIQASPRDPENFPFVVIGNKIDVEESKRMISSKRAMTFCQSKGNIPYFETSAKEAVNVEQAFEVIARSALAQEEAEEFSGEFSDPINIHLDSERDGCAC
- a CDS encoding DMT family transporter (predicted membrane protein), which translates into the protein MDTFTRLSTGVARRTLGIGLLLIVVVLWTASNFLASTIFADDTYSKPFFVTYVNTSLFMLPLFTIIFGRTWRLWRSGKLSQIHSFQSFLWHIDSHDPDAETTGRDNAYEPADPETWNTAMLDSRGKEEESVKLGLRATAKLSLQFCMLWANYFAMACLQYTTVGSTTILTSTSGVWTLIFGALIGVEKFTVRKLAGVVASLVGIILISRVDLSASEAPPADDGSGGRFPNKSSTEIALGDAMAGFSAVMYGVYTIVLKKQVGDESRVNMQLFFGLVGLINMLLLWPGFIIMHFTGIETFALPDTGTVWTIILVNSVSSLLSDICWAYAMLLTTPLVVTVGLSLTIPLSLVGQIFLQGVTSSALYWVGAAIVFLSFLVVNHESKEKSNEETSVGDYDAVPGEETERTILGCEKNIKDDYKTLVNPTLSALSKARGFTDRKGKKRKKIYIISNVGYVCRKKVTKRKENAVDEGI